The proteins below come from a single Anderseniella sp. Alg231-50 genomic window:
- a CDS encoding PQQ-dependent dehydrogenase, methanol/ethanol family yields MRKSLLATTVALTALLAGGTAQANDGLMKDIGNSSNWAIQTGDYANQRYSKLDQINKDNVKDLKVAWTFSTGVLRGHEGSPLVIGDMMYVHTPFPNNVYALDLANDGAIKWVYEPKQDPNVIPVMCCDTVYRGLAAANGMIFLHQADTTVVALDAATGEVKWSVKNGDPSKGETNTATVLPVKDKVIVGISGGEFGVRGHVTAYNMADGSVAWRGYSMGPDSDTLINPEKTTHLGQPVGKDSGTNTWEGDQWKIGGGTTWGWFSYDAETNLMYYGSGNPSTWNPKQRPGDNRWSMTIFARDVDTGEAKWLYQMTPHDEWDYDGINEMILADIKVKGEDRKALVHFDRNGFGYTMDRVTGELLVAEKFDPKVNWATHVDLKTGRPQVVAKYSTEQNGEDVNSTGICPAALGSKDQQPASFSPKTQTFFVPTNHVCMDYEPFRVSYTAGQPYVGATLSMYPAPDSHGGMGNFIAWDAGEGKIKWSKPEQFSVWSGALATAGDIVFYGTLEGYLKAVDANTGDELYKFKTPSGIIGNVMTYERGGKQYVGILSGIGGWAGIGLAAGLTDPQAGLGAVGGYAGLKNYTRLGGQLTVFELP; encoded by the coding sequence ATGCGGAAATCACTTCTAGCAACGACTGTCGCGCTGACGGCCCTTTTGGCCGGCGGAACAGCACAGGCAAACGATGGCCTGATGAAAGACATCGGTAACTCATCCAACTGGGCGATCCAGACCGGCGACTACGCCAACCAGAGATATTCAAAGCTCGACCAGATCAACAAGGACAACGTCAAGGACCTTAAGGTTGCCTGGACATTCTCAACCGGTGTTCTGCGCGGTCACGAAGGCTCGCCCCTGGTGATCGGCGACATGATGTATGTCCACACACCGTTCCCCAACAATGTGTATGCTCTTGATCTCGCCAATGACGGCGCGATCAAATGGGTCTACGAGCCGAAACAGGATCCCAATGTGATCCCGGTGATGTGCTGTGACACGGTGTACCGTGGTCTGGCCGCAGCCAATGGCATGATCTTCCTGCATCAGGCTGACACAACTGTCGTTGCGCTCGACGCAGCCACAGGTGAAGTCAAATGGTCGGTCAAGAACGGCGATCCATCGAAGGGTGAAACCAACACCGCAACGGTACTGCCGGTCAAGGACAAGGTCATTGTCGGCATTTCCGGCGGTGAATTCGGCGTTCGCGGCCATGTGACCGCGTACAATATGGCCGATGGCTCGGTTGCATGGCGCGGTTATTCCATGGGTCCTGACAGCGACACGCTGATCAACCCGGAGAAGACAACCCACCTCGGCCAGCCGGTCGGCAAGGATTCCGGCACCAACACCTGGGAAGGTGATCAGTGGAAGATCGGCGGCGGCACCACGTGGGGCTGGTTCTCGTACGATGCTGAAACCAACCTGATGTATTACGGTTCGGGCAACCCGTCGACCTGGAACCCGAAACAGCGTCCCGGGGACAATCGCTGGTCGATGACCATCTTTGCCCGTGACGTGGATACCGGCGAAGCCAAATGGCTGTACCAGATGACCCCGCACGACGAGTGGGATTACGATGGTATCAACGAGATGATCCTCGCCGACATCAAGGTGAAGGGTGAGGACCGCAAGGCCCTCGTACACTTCGACCGTAACGGCTTCGGTTACACCATGGACCGGGTAACCGGCGAATTGCTGGTGGCTGAAAAGTTCGATCCGAAAGTCAACTGGGCAACTCATGTTGATCTGAAGACCGGGCGTCCGCAGGTGGTGGCCAAGTACTCCACCGAGCAGAACGGTGAAGACGTGAACTCCACCGGCATCTGCCCGGCAGCACTTGGATCGAAGGACCAGCAACCTGCGTCGTTCTCGCCGAAAACGCAGACCTTCTTCGTGCCGACCAACCACGTGTGCATGGACTATGAACCGTTCCGTGTCAGCTACACGGCAGGCCAGCCTTATGTGGGTGCCACCTTGTCGATGTATCCGGCTCCCGACAGTCACGGCGGCATGGGCAACTTCATTGCCTGGGATGCCGGCGAAGGCAAGATCAAATGGTCCAAGCCTGAGCAGTTCTCGGTATGGTCGGGTGCACTGGCAACCGCTGGCGATATCGTGTTTTACGGCACGCTGGAAGGCTATCTGAAGGCAGTTGACGCCAACACGGGAGATGAACTTTACAAGTTCAAGACACCGTCCGGCATCATTGGCAACGTGATGACCTACGAGCGCGGCGGCAAACAGTATGTCGGCATACTGTCAGGCATCGGTGGCTGGGCAGGCATTGGCCTGGCAGCGGGTCTGACCGATCCTCAAGCCGGTCTTGGTGCAGTGGGCGGCTATGCCGGCCTGAAAAACTACACCCGGCTCGGTGGTCAGCTGACAGTGTTTGAACTGCCGTAA
- a CDS encoding c-type cytochrome, methanol metabolism-related translates to MSISVFSLSALAADEKREEDGKWLTPDDTITYNVKADGAVDWYTYNGFRRYHSECHVCHGPDGMGSTYAPALIDSIKNLDYYDFAEVVMSGRERKLADGSVSVMPAFGDNKNVSCYGEDIYAYLLARADGAIERGRPRKRDAKPEGAKETESACH, encoded by the coding sequence TTGTCTATTTCAGTTTTTTCCCTGTCCGCCCTGGCGGCCGATGAAAAGCGTGAGGAGGACGGCAAATGGCTGACCCCCGACGACACCATCACCTACAATGTCAAGGCAGACGGCGCAGTCGACTGGTACACCTACAACGGGTTCCGCCGCTATCATTCCGAATGCCATGTGTGTCACGGTCCCGATGGAATGGGCAGCACCTATGCCCCGGCCCTCATCGATTCAATCAAGAACCTCGATTACTACGATTTTGCAGAGGTCGTAATGAGCGGCCGCGAGCGCAAACTCGCCGACGGGTCAGTCAGCGTCATGCCGGCCTTTGGCGACAATAAGAACGTGTCGTGCTACGGCGAAGATATTTACGCTTACCTGCTCGCCCGTGCCGATGGTGCCATCGAGCGAGGCCGTCCGCGCAAGCGGGATGCCAAACCGGAAGGCGCAAAGGAAACTGAAAGTGCCTGCCATTAA
- a CDS encoding substrate-binding domain-containing protein produces the protein MPAIKPSGQFVALAAAVSAALVVYAGSPAPVSAQTTDLVNRSSLRVCADPANSPMSNEKRQGFENKIADLIGKTFNIPVTYTWFPQATGFVRQTLNVKRCDLIIGFAQGHELVQNTNHYYRSIYVLFHKKGNGLDKVESLDDPALANKRIAVVAGTPPATIMAINGLIGNAVPFPLTVDRRHEAPAETMISQVASGEVPMGILWGPIAGPLIKQMAPDLAVRPLNKETKGPRMSYRITMGLRPNEPEWKHQLNEFIKNHQGEINKVLLDAGVPIVNEKDQLIKQ, from the coding sequence GTGCCTGCCATTAAACCCTCAGGTCAGTTTGTTGCACTTGCCGCGGCTGTATCGGCCGCGCTTGTTGTGTATGCCGGTTCCCCGGCACCGGTGTCTGCCCAGACAACCGACCTGGTCAACAGGTCATCACTGCGGGTATGTGCCGATCCGGCCAATTCACCGATGTCGAACGAAAAACGTCAGGGGTTCGAGAACAAGATCGCGGATCTGATCGGCAAGACATTCAACATCCCGGTTACCTACACCTGGTTCCCGCAGGCCACGGGCTTTGTGCGCCAGACGCTCAATGTGAAGAGATGCGACCTGATCATCGGATTTGCGCAGGGTCATGAGCTGGTGCAGAACACCAACCACTACTACCGCTCGATCTATGTGCTGTTCCACAAGAAGGGTAACGGGCTGGACAAGGTGGAGTCGCTTGACGATCCTGCCCTGGCAAACAAGCGCATTGCGGTTGTCGCAGGAACGCCGCCGGCAACCATCATGGCGATCAACGGACTGATCGGAAACGCCGTCCCGTTTCCACTCACGGTCGACCGGCGTCATGAAGCTCCCGCTGAAACAATGATCAGCCAGGTTGCATCCGGCGAGGTGCCCATGGGCATTCTCTGGGGTCCGATTGCCGGACCGCTGATAAAACAGATGGCTCCTGACCTCGCTGTCAGGCCGTTGAACAAGGAAACCAAGGGGCCGCGCATGTCCTATCGCATTACCATGGGACTGCGCCCGAACGAACCCGAATGGAAACACCAGCTCAACGAGTTCATCAAGAACCACCAGGGCGAGATCAACAAGGTTCTGCTGGATGCCGGAGTGCCCATCGTCAACGAGAAAGACCAGTTGATAAAGCAATGA
- a CDS encoding PQQ-dependent catabolism-associated CXXCW motif protein, with protein MTLPPHTFARTGICRLALAITVISLTCVTARGEDVAEPDDYRMDHFRAPVPDTLEGARVVSSEQAFEIWKAGNTVFVDVLPQAPKPDKLPKNVIWRDKPRITIKGAAWLPNVGFGKLHETMHAFFSGELETLTGGNKSKPVLFYCLLDCWMSWNAAKRAVEYGYRDVTWYPDGTDGWTLQDYPTETVLPKFPVK; from the coding sequence ATGACGCTGCCGCCACACACGTTCGCGCGCACCGGAATTTGCAGGCTGGCGCTGGCAATCACCGTCATTTCATTGACCTGCGTAACGGCACGTGGCGAAGATGTTGCTGAACCTGACGACTACAGGATGGACCATTTCAGGGCCCCGGTCCCGGACACCCTCGAGGGTGCGCGGGTGGTGTCGTCGGAACAGGCATTCGAAATCTGGAAGGCAGGCAATACCGTATTTGTGGATGTGCTGCCGCAGGCGCCAAAACCCGACAAACTACCCAAGAACGTGATCTGGCGCGACAAGCCGCGCATTACCATCAAGGGTGCGGCCTGGTTGCCGAATGTCGGCTTCGGCAAGCTGCACGAGACCATGCATGCATTCTTTTCCGGTGAACTTGAGACATTGACCGGCGGCAACAAGTCGAAACCGGTTTTGTTCTATTGCCTGCTGGACTGCTGGATGTCCTGGAACGCCGCCAAGCGGGCCGTGGAATATGGCTACCGGGACGTCACCTGGTATCCCGACGGAACCGATGGCTGGACACTGCAGGATTATCCCACTGAAACCGTGCTGCCGAAATTCCCTGTGAAATAA
- a CDS encoding ABC transporter permease has protein sequence MTGEASKHVTRTLGPVEYYRCMAGIVWREALRFVQQRGRFIAALVRPLVWLFIFAAGFRSVLGVSIIPPYSTYVLYEVYITPGLIGMIQLFNGMQSSLSMVYDREVGTMRSLLVSPFPRWFLLTSKLAGGVAVSILQVYVFLLIAWFWEVEPPIAGYFALLPALVLSGLMLGSLGLMLSSVIKQLENFAGVMNFVIFPMFFLSSALYPLWRMKEASPLLYQICQFNPFTYAVELIRFALYLKVDWFSLAAVTSCTLVFLSLAVFAYNPSKGLIARRGGPGGAS, from the coding sequence ATGACCGGCGAGGCATCAAAACATGTCACGCGCACGCTGGGACCGGTTGAGTATTACCGATGCATGGCGGGAATTGTCTGGCGCGAAGCGCTGCGGTTCGTGCAGCAGCGTGGCCGCTTCATTGCCGCACTGGTTCGCCCGCTGGTCTGGTTGTTCATCTTTGCCGCCGGGTTTCGCTCCGTATTGGGTGTGTCCATCATTCCGCCGTACTCGACTTATGTGCTGTATGAAGTCTACATCACCCCCGGCCTGATTGGCATGATCCAGTTGTTCAACGGTATGCAGTCGTCTCTGTCGATGGTGTATGACCGCGAGGTCGGCACCATGCGATCGCTGCTGGTCAGTCCGTTTCCGCGCTGGTTCCTGCTCACGTCCAAGCTTGCCGGCGGCGTGGCGGTTTCCATCCTGCAGGTTTACGTGTTCCTGCTGATTGCATGGTTCTGGGAAGTCGAGCCGCCGATCGCGGGCTATTTTGCCCTGTTGCCGGCTTTGGTACTGTCAGGGCTGATGCTGGGCAGTCTTGGGCTCATGCTGTCGTCGGTGATCAAACAGCTTGAGAATTTCGCCGGGGTTATGAATTTTGTCATTTTCCCGATGTTTTTTCTGTCCTCGGCCCTGTATCCGCTCTGGCGCATGAAGGAAGCGAGTCCGCTGTTGTATCAAATTTGCCAGTTTAACCCGTTCACCTATGCGGTAGAGCTGATCCGGTTCGCGCTTTATCTGAAGGTGGACTGGTTTTCACTGGCTGCCGTGACAAGTTGCACGCTGGTGTTTTTGTCATTGGCCGTGTTTGCCTATAATCCGTCAAAGGGCCTGATCGCGCGTCGCGGCGGGCCCGGTGGAGCATCGTAA
- a CDS encoding ATP-binding cassette domain-containing protein: MTNALSIKGVSHSFGVRKALVDVNLDVESGQFCALLGLNGAGKTTLFSLITRLYDNVSGSIEVLGHDVRRQPVQALQHLGVVFQNRTVDSDLSVLQNLTYHAALHGLPVRQGRERSMSELDRIGLADRANDKVRSLSGGQARRVEIARALVHRPALLLLDEPTIGLDVGSRQDIQDHVRRLMREDGLGVLWATHLMDEVQDTDQAVVLHQGKVLAAGRVETIVEQAGETSIKDAFTDLTGRKATEDAA, translated from the coding sequence ATGACCAATGCACTTTCCATCAAGGGCGTCTCGCATTCGTTTGGCGTGAGGAAAGCGCTGGTGGACGTCAATCTTGACGTGGAGTCCGGACAGTTTTGTGCCTTGCTCGGCCTGAACGGGGCGGGCAAGACCACGCTGTTTTCACTGATCACCCGGCTTTACGACAATGTCAGCGGCTCCATAGAGGTGCTGGGACACGATGTGCGCCGACAGCCGGTGCAGGCGTTGCAACACCTTGGCGTGGTGTTTCAGAACCGCACCGTGGACAGCGACCTGAGTGTGCTGCAGAACCTGACCTATCATGCCGCGCTGCACGGCTTGCCGGTGCGGCAGGGGCGGGAGCGCAGCATGTCAGAGCTTGACCGCATCGGACTTGCCGACCGGGCAAACGACAAGGTCAGGAGCCTTTCAGGCGGCCAGGCACGCCGGGTGGAGATCGCCCGGGCGCTGGTTCACCGCCCGGCGCTTCTGCTGCTGGATGAACCGACCATCGGCCTGGATGTGGGATCAAGACAGGACATTCAGGATCATGTCCGGCGCCTGATGCGCGAAGACGGTCTCGGTGTGCTGTGGGCCACCCATCTTATGGATGAGGTTCAGGATACCGACCAGGCGGTGGTGCTTCATCAGGGCAAGGTGCTGGCGGCCGGCAGGGTCGAGACCATCGTCGAGCAGGCCGGTGAAACGTCAATAAAGGATGCCTTCACGGACCTCACCGGACGCAAAGCGACGGAGGATGCCGCATGA
- a CDS encoding PQQ-dependent catabolism-associated beta-propeller protein — protein sequence MKKTVLALLTSSCLTCLAALPAAAFTAYVSNEKGNSISVIDTGTKEVIKTIKTGNRPRGITMSHDGKFIYVCVSDDDTIEVIDAKTHQIVGTLPSGPDPELFVLSPDGKRLYVANEDDNLVTVINLEDNSVINEIPVGVEPEGMGVSPDGKSVVNTSETTNMAHFIDTDSFEITHNVLVDARPRFAEFKSDGSEVWVSSEIGGTVSVIDNASREIKHKISFAIQGVVAEAIQPVGVRITKDGKKAFVSLGPSNRVAMINAETYEVEKYVLVGQRVWQLAFTPDEKYVISTNGNSNDVTFIEVASGKAVKSVAVGQLPWGVVVSPN from the coding sequence ATGAAAAAAACCGTTCTTGCACTGCTGACCTCAAGCTGCCTGACATGCCTGGCCGCACTGCCTGCTGCGGCGTTCACGGCTTACGTGTCGAACGAGAAAGGCAATTCGATCAGCGTTATCGATACCGGCACGAAGGAGGTCATCAAGACCATCAAGACCGGTAACCGGCCGCGTGGCATCACCATGTCGCATGACGGCAAGTTCATCTACGTGTGTGTCAGTGACGACGACACCATAGAAGTCATCGATGCGAAGACCCACCAGATAGTCGGCACACTGCCCTCGGGCCCCGACCCGGAACTGTTCGTTCTGTCGCCTGACGGCAAGCGGCTTTACGTGGCCAACGAGGATGACAATCTGGTCACCGTCATCAATCTTGAGGACAACTCCGTCATCAATGAAATTCCGGTTGGCGTCGAGCCCGAAGGCATGGGCGTTTCGCCGGACGGCAAGTCCGTGGTCAATACGTCCGAGACCACCAATATGGCGCATTTCATTGACACCGACAGTTTCGAGATTACCCACAATGTGCTGGTTGATGCGCGGCCGCGGTTTGCCGAATTCAAGTCTGACGGATCGGAAGTATGGGTGTCGTCGGAGATCGGCGGCACGGTCAGCGTGATCGACAATGCGTCGCGTGAGATCAAGCACAAGATATCGTTTGCAATTCAGGGCGTGGTCGCGGAAGCCATCCAGCCGGTCGGCGTGCGCATTACCAAGGACGGCAAGAAGGCGTTTGTGTCGCTTGGCCCGTCAAATCGGGTGGCGATGATAAACGCCGAAACCTATGAAGTTGAGAAGTATGTGCTGGTTGGCCAGAGGGTATGGCAGCTGGCGTTCACGCCTGACGAGAAGTACGTCATCTCAACCAACGGAAACTCAAACGACGTTACCTTTATCGAGGTGGCGAGCGGCAAGGCTGTCAAGTCGGTTGCCGTGGGCCAGCTTCCCTGGGGCGTTGTTGTGTCACCTAACTGA
- a CDS encoding ABC transporter substrate-binding protein, which produces MFVKRFRRLSWFAGLLALTQLTAVAAAADKIAIGYLQTVEKGRLTISVLDQPPKNLGLAGAEVGINDNNTTGRFVGQEFTLDDVRLSPDEDLIPALDKLYEQGVRFFVLDVSADNVLKAADHFDAGDVVIFNAGARDNRLRDEDCRSNVIHTAPSRAILADGLAQYLIWKKWRDWFLVFGSNPADKAWAASLRRAATRYGARIVSEKEYVDTGGARQTDSGHAQVQKQMPVFSQDAEDHDVVVVADESEVFGTYLPYRTWLPRPVTGSAGLQPVSWHPAFEGWGAAQIQNRFAKHAGRRMLGIDMQAWTAIRMVGEAATRTKSADPAKIDAYIKDPGFSIAAFKGQKITLRDWNLQLRQPVLLADGKNVVSVSPQSGFLHQFSELDTLGHDKPETSCKLNK; this is translated from the coding sequence TTGTTTGTAAAACGTTTCAGAAGACTGAGTTGGTTCGCCGGCCTCCTGGCCCTTACCCAGTTGACGGCCGTTGCAGCGGCGGCGGACAAGATCGCCATCGGGTATCTGCAGACTGTCGAAAAGGGTCGACTGACCATCTCGGTGCTCGATCAGCCGCCAAAGAATCTCGGCTTGGCCGGTGCCGAGGTGGGCATTAACGACAACAATACCACGGGCCGTTTCGTGGGGCAGGAGTTCACGCTGGATGATGTGAGGCTGTCACCGGACGAAGACCTGATCCCGGCCCTGGACAAGTTGTATGAACAGGGCGTGCGGTTTTTCGTACTCGACGTTTCTGCAGACAATGTCCTGAAAGCCGCTGATCATTTCGACGCCGGCGACGTGGTGATTTTCAATGCCGGCGCCAGGGACAACAGGCTGCGCGACGAAGACTGCCGGAGCAATGTCATTCACACGGCGCCCAGCCGGGCGATCCTTGCCGATGGTCTCGCGCAATATCTGATCTGGAAGAAATGGCGTGACTGGTTCCTGGTGTTCGGATCAAACCCTGCCGACAAGGCGTGGGCCGCCTCGTTGCGCCGTGCCGCAACCCGGTATGGTGCCAGGATCGTAAGTGAAAAGGAGTATGTCGATACCGGCGGTGCGCGCCAGACAGACTCCGGACACGCCCAGGTTCAAAAACAGATGCCGGTGTTTTCGCAGGACGCGGAAGACCATGACGTGGTTGTGGTTGCAGACGAAAGTGAAGTGTTTGGCACCTACCTTCCGTACCGCACCTGGCTGCCGCGCCCGGTCACAGGGTCCGCCGGGTTGCAGCCGGTGAGCTGGCATCCGGCCTTTGAAGGCTGGGGGGCGGCGCAAATTCAAAACCGGTTTGCCAAACACGCAGGGCGGCGCATGCTGGGTATCGATATGCAGGCCTGGACCGCCATCCGCATGGTCGGTGAGGCCGCCACGCGCACCAAATCTGCCGATCCGGCAAAAATCGACGCCTACATCAAGGATCCGGGGTTTTCCATTGCGGCGTTCAAGGGCCAGAAGATCACGCTGCGTGACTGGAACCTGCAATTGCGGCAACCGGTGTTGCTGGCAGACGGCAAAAACGTGGTGTCAGTCTCACCGCAAAGCGGATTTCTGCATCAGTTCTCCGAACTTGACACGCTGGGCCATGACAAGCCGGAAACCAGCTGCAAGCTCAACAAATGA
- a CDS encoding transporter substrate-binding domain-containing protein, which produces MVILRSGSNHKWHTRATARFVQGLTAVLVSLVVLAGSPSSHAEPVIKAGVLKFGTVNWLLDVVQHNKLDQREGYRLEQLELARRDATSVALLAGEVDTIVADWFWALRERSAGEKLVFHPYSRTLGALIVKNNSPISTLADLKGRKVGVAGGPLDKSWLLLRAWSRKLQIGDIADIARPVYAAPPLLAEQMRNGDLDAVLIYWHFAAKLEAAGFRQLFGVDEFMHGLGIKNPPPLIGFLFRKPSSPSQQRTFAGFMRSVDAASRLLLDSDAEWSRIRSRMGVKSDAEFETLKQRFRLGRLQGWTPSDTDSSKALFDLLLQTGGARVVGRGVSFDPDVFNAQSSR; this is translated from the coding sequence ATGGTGATCCTCAGGTCAGGCAGCAACCATAAGTGGCACACACGGGCAACGGCGCGCTTTGTGCAAGGCCTGACCGCCGTGCTTGTCTCTTTGGTTGTGCTGGCTGGGTCCCCGTCCAGTCATGCCGAACCGGTCATCAAGGCTGGTGTCCTGAAATTCGGTACGGTGAACTGGCTGCTGGATGTGGTGCAGCACAACAAGCTGGATCAGCGTGAAGGCTATCGCCTCGAGCAGCTTGAGCTGGCTCGCCGTGACGCGACCTCCGTTGCGCTTCTGGCCGGCGAGGTGGACACGATTGTTGCCGACTGGTTCTGGGCACTCAGAGAGCGAAGCGCCGGCGAGAAACTGGTGTTTCATCCCTACTCCCGGACACTCGGGGCGCTGATTGTCAAAAACAACAGCCCGATATCGACACTTGCCGACCTCAAGGGACGCAAGGTGGGCGTCGCTGGCGGGCCGCTGGACAAGAGCTGGCTTCTGCTGCGGGCGTGGAGCAGGAAACTGCAAATCGGAGACATTGCGGACATTGCCCGGCCGGTATACGCAGCACCTCCCCTGCTGGCGGAACAAATGCGCAATGGCGATCTTGACGCGGTCCTGATCTATTGGCACTTCGCCGCAAAACTGGAAGCTGCGGGTTTTAGGCAACTCTTCGGCGTTGACGAGTTCATGCACGGACTGGGCATAAAAAACCCGCCGCCACTGATCGGCTTTCTGTTTCGCAAGCCGTCATCACCCTCTCAACAGCGCACATTCGCAGGCTTCATGCGGTCCGTGGATGCTGCCTCCCGGCTCTTGCTGGACAGCGACGCCGAATGGAGCCGCATAAGGTCTCGCATGGGCGTAAAATCAGATGCGGAGTTTGAAACACTGAAGCAACGTTTCAGGCTCGGCCGCCTGCAGGGCTGGACACCTTCGGATACCGACAGTTCGAAAGCGCTGTTTGATCTGCTGCTGCAAACCGGCGGTGCCAGGGTAGTTGGACGCGGGGTATCGTTTGACCCTGACGTGTTCAACGCGCAATCATCCCGGTAA
- a CDS encoding ABC transporter permease, which produces MASKPLDTLSRISWMMTSVISLLAVWWIAALLIQSRYLPLPQDVFSILATELANGELLFHVSMTLMRVAASFLVAMVIGSAIGIAMGRQAWADRLFDGWLMFFLNLPALVTIVLCFIWFGLTEVATVFAVAINKIPNVAVTLREGTRALDPAYEQLARAYRFKQWKTLRHVLLPQLAPYFAAAARSGLALVWKIVLVVELLGRSNGVGFQIHLYFQLFDVAAILAYAISFIVVVQLIETFILQPWQQSAVRWRT; this is translated from the coding sequence ATGGCATCCAAACCACTCGACACACTCAGTCGCATCTCATGGATGATGACTTCTGTTATCAGTCTGCTTGCAGTCTGGTGGATTGCGGCGCTGTTGATCCAGAGCCGTTACCTGCCGCTGCCGCAGGATGTATTTTCCATACTGGCGACGGAACTCGCAAACGGTGAGTTGCTGTTCCACGTCTCCATGACACTGATGCGTGTTGCCGCCAGTTTCCTGGTTGCCATGGTCATCGGCTCCGCCATCGGAATTGCCATGGGCCGGCAGGCCTGGGCCGACCGGCTGTTTGACGGCTGGCTGATGTTCTTCCTCAATCTTCCCGCCCTGGTCACCATCGTGCTGTGCTTCATCTGGTTCGGTCTGACCGAAGTCGCCACCGTGTTTGCAGTTGCGATCAACAAGATACCCAACGTGGCTGTCACGCTGCGCGAGGGTACGCGGGCCCTGGACCCGGCCTATGAGCAGCTGGCCAGGGCTTACAGATTCAAGCAATGGAAAACACTGCGCCACGTCCTGCTGCCGCAGCTGGCCCCGTATTTTGCCGCCGCTGCCAGGTCCGGGCTGGCCCTTGTCTGGAAAATCGTGCTGGTGGTGGAACTGCTTGGCCGCAGCAATGGCGTCGGTTTTCAGATTCATCTGTATTTTCAGTTGTTCGATGTTGCCGCCATCCTGGCATATGCGATTTCGTTCATTGTGGTTGTGCAACTGATCGAAACTTTCATCCTGCAACCCTGGCAGCAGTCGGCAGTGCGGTGGCGCACATGA
- a CDS encoding ATP-binding cassette domain-containing protein, with protein MTALQLAIRHKSFARADGELNAIENIEIEIAENEFVAVLGPSGCGKTTMLQIAAGLDNDYAGSARYADGLKDRMAYVFQSPTLLPWRTVRQNIELVFSNPQAHADDIASVLEAVGLAGSEDIYPLQLSMGMQRRASLARAFVLRPQLLLMDEPFVSLDEPLAARLRDLLQTMLAGNPASVLFVTHDWREALSLADRLIFLSPGPARITGELAVSLSRRQRSNPAELQSFRDANEHLFQSG; from the coding sequence ATGACGGCATTGCAGCTCGCGATCCGGCACAAGTCGTTTGCCAGAGCGGATGGCGAACTGAACGCCATTGAAAACATCGAAATCGAGATTGCCGAAAACGAATTTGTGGCGGTATTGGGCCCGTCCGGATGCGGCAAGACCACCATGCTGCAGATCGCAGCCGGGCTCGACAATGACTATGCCGGGTCGGCGCGCTACGCTGACGGATTGAAGGACAGGATGGCCTATGTTTTCCAGTCGCCGACACTGTTGCCGTGGCGAACAGTTCGCCAGAACATCGAACTGGTGTTTTCAAACCCGCAGGCCCATGCAGATGACATAGCTTCGGTGCTCGAGGCCGTTGGGCTGGCGGGCTCGGAAGACATCTATCCATTGCAGCTGTCCATGGGCATGCAGCGTCGCGCCTCACTGGCGCGCGCGTTTGTGCTGCGGCCGCAGTTGCTGCTGATGGATGAACCGTTTGTGTCACTTGACGAACCGCTGGCAGCGCGTTTGCGCGACCTCCTTCAAACCATGCTGGCTGGCAACCCCGCCAGTGTTCTGTTTGTTACCCACGACTGGCGTGAAGCCCTGTCGCTGGCCGACAGGCTGATTTTCCTGAGCCCGGGGCCGGCCCGGATTACCGGTGAACTGGCTGTTTCACTGAGCCGGCGGCAACGCTCAAACCCGGCGGAACTGCAGTCTTTCAGGGATGCGAACGAACACCTCTTCCAGTCCGGCTAG